A region from the Plasmodium berghei ANKA genome assembly, chromosome: 9 genome encodes:
- a CDS encoding RNA-binding protein, putative, protein MVENGCSLLIRNLSFETSPDKVRKIFEHFGKIRDVYLPLDHYTRRPRGFGFVEYYDPKHAKEALNILNNSKIDGKEIRIIVAQNRRKSPDTMKKYHNNLNDSKYRSYKYENNNREKRRRISRYPSIDRSRDRSRDISRERYNRKGKKLKYYKKGSRSLSSYSISSSSTYSSYETASQSISKSYSSSENYNDYDKKKKKYMYTKKVNIKKGVNRETSSNYNTLSSENSRCSNNSDFNKCGGKDKTVNFLNKNKYIYNKMKKSNFNEKKYAKKHSFKSCFSGKSDEEIEKNQKGVKKKKNSSNISKSSNSFSVERHNLVNKKNCKNKDLSTNHELYENDSKEEFQEKKHFEEGKDGTSKKVKENEESHENALFNNDFKSSCSNNIISKNSKSSKNNNDDNEYEPIERYLEQNDKQNQRKTKYKHYSSKDSMSISKQSDNSNNTNIDDIICKKNREKTNCSNRSSENKNLDTRKYKNSNLNKNRRIKDYSSSSSETYENRNDNKNDLKEDDEKDNFDNPNLKDENNEEKCTPKNGNLEKINLSKNNDSNNAPSSNRDKSNLSSLSKIGSENEDNYKSKISQEKKESKVKKNANSQINNENAQKNKRSVTNNNDSDSINSENMNCHSKLRSRSSDETYKGCQNKKEKNKYKKKKKKKKFSSDTESTFSKKNYEQNHRRSNKNKIVKSSNYKKKNNNITISNNSNEKKSLDNMPRSISSESSRRYNSSTRKKK, encoded by the coding sequence atggttGAAAATGGTTGTAGTTTATTAATAAGGAATTTAAGCTTTGAAACAAGCCCAGATAAAgttagaaaaatatttgaacaTTTTGGAAAAATACGAGATGTTTATTTGCCACTTGATCATTATACAAGAAGACCTCGAGGGTTTGGGTTCGTTGAATATTATGATCCCAAACATGCAAAAGAAgcattaaatattttaaataactCAAAAATAGATGGAAAAGAAATAAGAATAATTGTAGCTCAAAACAGAAGAAAATCTCCTGACacaatgaaaaaatatcataataatttaaatgattcTAAATATAGAAGTTATAAAtacgaaaataataaccGAGAAAAAAGGCGACGCATTTCAAGATATCCTTCAATAGACAGAAGCAGAGACAGAAGTAGAGACATAAGCAGGGAAAGATATAATCGAAAAGGaaagaaattaaaatattacaaaaaaggTTCTAGAAGTTTATCTAGCTATAGTATTTCATCCTCATCTACATATTCATCTTATGAAACAGCCAGCCAAAGCATAAGCAAATCATATAGTAGTagtgaaaattataatgactatgataaaaaaaaaaaaaaatatatgtacacTAAAAAggtaaatataaagaaaggAGTAAATAGAGAAACATCCAGTAATTATAACACATTAAGTTCTGAAAACTCGAGATGCAGTAATAATAGtgattttaataaatgtgGGGGTAAAGATAAAACTGTAAATTTTCtgaacaaaaataaatatatttacaataaaatgaaaaaaagcaatttcaatgaaaaaaaatatgcaaaaaaacATTCATTCAAAAGTTGTTTTAGTGGTAAATCTGATGAGGAAATAGAGAAAAATCAAAAAggtgtaaaaaaaaaaaaaaattcaagcAATATCTCAAAAAGTAGCAACAGCTTTTCAGTAGAGCGACATAATTTAgtcaataaaaaaaattgtaaaaataaagatttGTCAACTAATCatgaattatatgaaaatgattCTAAAGAGGAGTTtcaagaaaaaaaacattttgaAGAAGGGAAAGATGGCACAtcaaaaaaagtaaaagaaaatgaagaaagtCATGAAAATGCATTATTCAATAACGATTTTAAAAGTAGCTGTTCAAATAAcataatatcaaaaaatagtaaaagtagtaaaaataataatgatgataatgaaTATGAACCTATTGAAAGGTATTTGgaacaaaatgataaacaaaatcaaaggaaaacaaaatataaacattatTCGAGTAAAGATAGTATGTCAATTTCCAAGCAAAGTGacaatagtaataatacgAATATAGatgatattatttgtaaaaaaaatagggaaaaaacaaattgcAGTAATCGATCCagtgaaaataaaaatttggatacaagaaaatataaaaatagtaatttaaataaaaacagaAGGATTAAAGATTACTCATCATCGAGTAGTGAAACATATGAAAACcgaaatgataataaaaatgatttaaagGAAGACGATGAAAAGGACAATTTTGATAATCCTAATTTAAAAGacgaaaataatgaagaaaaatgtACTCCCAAAAATGGAAAccttgaaaaaattaatctatcaaaaaataatgatagcAATAATGCACCTTCTAGCAATCGAGATAAATCCAATTTAAGTAGCCTTAGCAAAATTGGAAGTGAAAATGAAGACAATTATAAATCGAAAATAAGtcaagaaaaaaaagaaagcaaggtaaaaaaaaatgcgaATAGccaaattaataatgaaaatgcacaaaaaaacaaaagaagTGTTACTAACAACAATGATAGTGATAGTATAAATAGCGAAAATATGAATTGTCATTCTAAATTACGAAGTAGATCAAGCGATGAAACCTATAAAGGAtgtcaaaataaaaaagagaagaataaatataaaaaaaaaaaaaaaaaaaaaaaattttcatcagACACTGAGTCAACtttttcgaaaaaaaattatgaacaaaatcATCGTCGtagtaataaaaacaaaattgttaaatcatcaaattataaaaaaaaaaataataatataactatatcaaataattcaaatgaaaaaaaatcgtTAGACAATATGCCGCGTAGCATTTCTTCAGAATCATCAAGAAGATATAATAGTTCGacacgaaaaaaaaaataa
- a CDS encoding small nuclear ribonucleoprotein F, putative translates to MSSRITPLNPKPFLNSLVGNRVIIKLKWGMEYKGNLKSFDAYMNIRLTSAEEWIRGEYKGTLGEIFLRCNNVLYIREDNESEKSEN, encoded by the exons ATGTCATCG AGAATTACACCTCTTAACCCTAAGCCATTTCTAAATAGTTTGGTTGGAAATAGAGTtatcataaaattaaaatggGGGATGGAATACAAAg gAAATCTCAAATCATTTGATgcttatatgaatataagaCTAACAAGTGCCGAAGAATGGATACGAGGGGAATACAAGGGAACATTGggagaaatatttttaag GTGCAACAACGTTTTGTATATTAGAGAAGATAACGAATCGGAAAAATCAGAAAACTGA
- a CDS encoding protein phosphatase, putative encodes MWNQLQDLENSKMENTNRKIVSSSYRKYRSFIYIFIIMITCFGLIISYFALTEEPEDLKLNCNDLNDKCVNYKYPNFKPSRLVIVDVNPRNKNVILRSNMPLFNGAFSEELLRKEIKRVMESSSLEYNDKMDLNIISFLRNNSYEGCCYTIERCNINNINITNYNLLGTHINPYEIDSKIRDKELATLNWDSDNLIERVTDLSNKFNTLKNTIFVIHCRHGRDRTGEFVAAYRMLIKKDKFIDVIKSNEQMGIGHTNAYIEMEKWLCLYLEKIMEYRDIGCFNLVYNN; translated from the exons ATGTGGAATCAGTTACAAGATTTAGAAAATTCTAAAATGGAAAACActaata GAAAAATTGTTTCGAGCAGTTATAGAAAGTACCGaagttttatttacatattcataataatgATTACATGCTTCGGTTTGATCATTTCTTATTTTGCCTTAACTGAAGAAC cgGAAGATTTAAAACTAAATTGCAACgatttaaatgataaatgcGTAAACTATAAATATCCAAATTTTAAGC CTAGCCGATTAGTAATTGTTGATGTTAATCctcgaaataaaaatgttatctTAAGAAGTAATATGCCCTTATTTAAtg GTGCATTTTCGGAGGAATTGCTCAGAAAAGAAATTAAACGTGTTATGGAAAGTTCAAGCTTagaatataatgataaaatggatcttaatattatatcttttttaaGAAACAATTCATAt gAGGGTTGTTGTTATACTATTGAAAGGtgcaatataaataatattaacatcacgaattataatttattaggAACTCATATAAACCCTTACGAAATCGACTCTAAA ATACGAGATAAAGAGCTAGCTACACTAAACTGGGACAGTGACAACTTAATAGAAAGAGTAACCGATTTAAgcaataaatttaatactttgaaaaatacaatttttgttattcATTGTAGGCATGGTAGGGATCGAACTGGTGAATTCGTTGCAGCATATAGAAtgcttataaaaaaagataaatttATTGATGTTATAAAATCAAATGAACAAATGGGTATAGGGCATACAAATGCTTATATTGAAATGGAAAAATGgttatgtttatatttggAGAAAATTATGGAATATAGAGACATAGGATGCTTCAATCttgtttataataattaa